A stretch of DNA from Bradyrhizobium algeriense:
ACTTCTGAGCATTATTCGAAGCCGTGGCGGGTCGTGATTTGATGACATCGTTTGATCGGCCACGCGCAGAATCGTCGCCAGCGCTGACACCGAAGCTGGTTGCGGCAAGTATGACCGCAATAATCCCAAAAGACCCTGACAGCGATTTTGCCCTCATCGTCGACCTCTTTCGGCTACACCCACACGCTATCACGCCAGCCGCAAAATTAGGACACCCCCTAAAATCAAACCACGACACCGGGGATCGAATACGGACGGCACCGCACAGTCGGTGCTGTCCTTAACTAGGACGCTCGGGAACTGAAATCAGGATGGGCATGGAACCTGAAGTTCCCCGAAGAGTCGAATCCGCGCTTCCGGCTTTATAGCCCCCAAGCCCCAGCGGGGAGTGGGCGGCCCCGGTTAAAGTGCGCCCGGGGCCGTTCGCCTTGTTGATTTACCGCGCTCAACGTGAAGTTAAAGGACACGACAATGGACGATGGATGCACCGAAAGCGGCGCTAAGATTACGATCGAACGTCGAGGACGTATCCTTCTGATCGGGATCAACCGACCTTACATTCACAATCGTATTGACCCCGAGGCATATCATGCTCTTGCAAAAGTCTATTACGACTACGATCACGATAGTTCGCTGAGAGCGGCCGTCCTTTTTGGGCAGGGCGAAAACTTCTCGCGCGGCGTTGATGTCGACGCATTCACGGAGCTTGCCAAGACTGGAAAGCCGACCGCACTCGTCGAAGGAGAGCTGGATCCGCTCGGAAAGATCAAGCGCCTGAGCAAGCCGCTGATTGTGGTCGCGCATGGCGATACATGGAACATGGGGCATGAACTCCTGCTCACCGCGGATATCCGGATCGCTGCCGCCGATGCTCGATTCGGCCAGGATGAAAACACTCATGGCCGCTTTCCGGGTGGTGGTGCGACGGTGAGGTTCGTCCGCGAGGCAGGCTGGGCGAACGCGATGAGATACATGCTGACCGGCGACCATTGGGGAGCGGACGAAGCGCACCGCATTGGGGTCGTTCAGGAGATCGCGCCTGACCGCGAGAAGGCGCTTGCTCTTGGTATCGAGATCGCGGAACGGGTCGCTGGCTGCGCGCCGCTCGGCATCCGAACGACGCTCGCATCAGCGCACCTCGCGATAGATGGGGCAGAGAACGCAGCCTACCGCGAACTCGATGCACAATATGGCGCGCTATATCGCACGAACGACTTTCTGGAGGGCCGCAAAGCCGAGGCGGAAGGTCGTCTGCCGATTTATGTCGGCAACTAACGGGCGCCTCATCCATCGATCATTAGATGCGGTGGTTCGGCAGCGCTACCTGACAGTTCGGGCCAAAACCCGCCAGGCCCGGACGGGGAAAAGTGCTGGCACAAATCGCACTACGGGTCTTGTAAACCGAAAGGTCGGGGATTCAATAGAACAAAACCCGGCCAAAAGTATTTCCGCGGAGCCTATGAAAATACTTTTCCAAAAACGGGAACCAGCTAAGCCATTGATAAATGGCGCGAGAGACGGGACTCGAACCCGCGGCCTCCGCCGTGACAGGGCGGCGCTCTAACCAACTGAGCTACTCCCGCGGATGCCGCAATCATATTCTGATCCGCGCAGAACCGAGGGCATAAAGGGCCGCTACCGCTTAGTCAAGGACGTTGCGAATCCCCCCGTCAGACGGGCGTTTCTGCGATTCCGATGCAAATAATGGCCTGTTTCCGGGCAAAACAGCGCAGGCAGCTATCGCCCGAATCGTTTAAGGCCTGATACGTCTGGGTTTCTTGAAACCCTCCCACTCTGGTCGCACCGTATCCCCGGGGTTTCAAGTCACCACGCAAGGCATTTTCCCGGCGCGGACCGGTTTCACAAACGCGCTTGAAAGCCATTCAACCAACGAGGAGGGCCAGATATGGCGAAGAAAGCAGCGACTCCAGCCACCATCACACTCAAGCATCTGGCCGCAGCGCTGGCCGAGGAGCATGATTTGTCGAAGAAAGCCGCCGAGGCGATCCTGACCGACATGGTCGGCAAGATCGCAAAACACCTGAAGAAGGGCGAGCGGGTCCGTATCGTGGGGCTCGGCATCCTCCAGGTCCGCAAGCGCGCCGCCCGCATGGGCCGCAACCCCGCCACCGGCGAACCGCTCCCGATCAAGGCCAGCAAGAAGGTCGCCTTCCGCGCGGCCAAGGAACTCAAGGAAGCCGTGTGATCCGACGCGCCCTCCTGATCCGACCAGAAGCGCCATTCCGGCGGGGGACCCGGAATGGCGCTTTTCTGTTATAGAGCGCTTCCCTTGCCCCAGCTTTTCGGATCGTCATGCCGGCCTCCCCCCTCGCCTTCACCCACGATGTCACCGAGCGCTTCCTGCGCTATGTCGTGATCGACACCCAGTCCGATCCGACGTCGCCGACCTGCCCTTCCACCGAGAAGCAGAAGAATCTGGGCCGCCTGCTGGCGTCCGAGTTGCAGGCGATCGGGCTCGCAGACGCCCATCTCGACGAGCACGGCTATGTCTATGCGACGATCCCGGCCAATACCGACAAAAAGGTACCGGTGATCTGCTTCTGCTCGCACATGGACACTTCTCCTGATTGCACCGGTGCCAACGTCAAGCCGCAGGTCGTGAAGAATTATCGCGGCGGCGACATCGTGCTGCCGGCCGATCCCACGCAGGTGATCCGCACCGCCGATCACCCCGCGCTCGCCGACCAGATCGGCCACGACATCATCACCACCGACGGCACCACGCTGCTGGGCGCCGACAACAAGGCCGGCCTCGCCGAGATCATGGATGCGGCGCGGTTTTTGATTCAAAATCCGCACATCCGGCACGGCACCATCAAAATCCTGTTCACGCCCGACGAGGAGATCGGCCGCGGCGTCGACAAGGCCGACCTGAAGAAACTCGGCGCCGACTTCGCCTATACGATGGACGGCGAAACCGCCGGGAATATCGAGGACGAAACCTTTTCGGCCGACGGCGCCATCATCACCATCGAGGGTGTCTCGACCCACCCCGGCTTTGCAAAAGGCAAGATGGAGCACGCGATCAAGATCGCGGCCGCCATCGTCGACCGCCTGCCCAGGGACACCTGCTCGCCGGAGACCACCGAGGGCAAGGAAGGTTTTTTGCATCCGATCGGCATTTCCGGCGCACTTGAGAAAGCCACCATCGGCTTCATCGTGCGCGATTTCACCGACGAGGGGCTGCAGCAAAAGGAAGCGCTGCTCGAAAGCATCGTCAAAGAGGTGATGAAGGATTATCCGCGCTCGACATACCGGATGGACGTCAAGGCGCAATACCGCAACATGAAGCAGGTCATCGACCGCCACCCCGAAACCGTCGACTACGCCA
This window harbors:
- a CDS encoding HU family DNA-binding protein — its product is MAKKAATPATITLKHLAAALAEEHDLSKKAAEAILTDMVGKIAKHLKKGERVRIVGLGILQVRKRAARMGRNPATGEPLPIKASKKVAFRAAKELKEAV
- a CDS encoding enoyl-CoA hydratase-related protein, with amino-acid sequence MDDGCTESGAKITIERRGRILLIGINRPYIHNRIDPEAYHALAKVYYDYDHDSSLRAAVLFGQGENFSRGVDVDAFTELAKTGKPTALVEGELDPLGKIKRLSKPLIVVAHGDTWNMGHELLLTADIRIAAADARFGQDENTHGRFPGGGATVRFVREAGWANAMRYMLTGDHWGADEAHRIGVVQEIAPDREKALALGIEIAERVAGCAPLGIRTTLASAHLAIDGAENAAYRELDAQYGALYRTNDFLEGRKAEAEGRLPIYVGN
- the pepT gene encoding peptidase T, with translation MPASPLAFTHDVTERFLRYVVIDTQSDPTSPTCPSTEKQKNLGRLLASELQAIGLADAHLDEHGYVYATIPANTDKKVPVICFCSHMDTSPDCTGANVKPQVVKNYRGGDIVLPADPTQVIRTADHPALADQIGHDIITTDGTTLLGADNKAGLAEIMDAARFLIQNPHIRHGTIKILFTPDEEIGRGVDKADLKKLGADFAYTMDGETAGNIEDETFSADGAIITIEGVSTHPGFAKGKMEHAIKIAAAIVDRLPRDTCSPETTEGKEGFLHPIGISGALEKATIGFIVRDFTDEGLQQKEALLESIVKEVMKDYPRSTYRMDVKAQYRNMKQVIDRHPETVDYAIEAIRRAGLTPVRSSIRGGTDGSRLSFMGLPCPNIFAGEHAFHSRLEWVSRQDMEKAAETIVHLAMIWEERA